In Diachasmimorpha longicaudata isolate KC_UGA_2023 chromosome 4, iyDiaLong2, whole genome shotgun sequence, a single genomic region encodes these proteins:
- the LOC135161672 gene encoding uncharacterized protein LOC135161672: protein MSETSHPSRDPKNLSEPFAVIEFLEKNEKGLPCIDLVPKKWFNSAEEDTCKFPPTTEYHLLDDYLEKLHSPKDSWQSYPFCFITGAADLDQGRRRLKKAQVTLNCETTDGENDRKGGRSETSSKAKISAKPLTASKSQLNNIFSTKIPIPPRNQTPKSGIQAKPKTRFQSIYQSGSDSEDENHDCLIANPEEIRASKAQNNSGFLQMSSKSRSVPTGACLSFKQRSRKNITLLKDVETDESESNDSSDGILQSPTKSMDSARNTRKELHLTPPSPLVHNASGNRKRRASSTTRAEDGLNSIVSPGTPKTSRSMMVPPAKMPKMLGPQNQLSSSHYADNERRILNSLRDYFDQQLDEKLENLRRRMAYDLKQSMNELKTTIIGTNLAPASGPSLLEIQKQMSTPLPFEMDDKFQEYEAILTTDPNLVETLRLFMRVLISNKKEMKICVSTILSAVLRKTVSLHYSGYGKEAGGKKKKTFL from the exons atgtcggaaacctcacatccatctcgcgatccaaaaaatctcagcgaaccattcgcagtcatcgaatttctcgagaaaaacgaaaaagggctaccatgcattgatttggtgccgaaaaaatggtttaatagtgcagaagaagacacctgtaaattcccaccgacaactgaatatcatctacttgacgactacttggaaaaattgcactcgcccaaggactcttggcaaagttatccattttgcttcatcaccggagcag ctgatttggatcagggtcgcagaagattaaaaaaggcccaagtaactctcaactgtgagacaaccgatggtgaaaatgatcgaaagggggggaggtccgaaacttcctcgaaagcaaaaatttcagcaaaacccttaactgcatcaaagtctcaactaaacaacatctttagtactaaaatcccgattccacctagaaatcaaactccaaagtctg gtatacaagcaaaaccaaagacaagatttcaaagcatttaccagagtggatctgactctgaagacgaaaatcatgattgtcttatagctaatcctgaggagattcgagcctcaaaggctcaaaataattctggctttttgcaaatgtcgagtaaatcgcgatctgtaccaacag gtgcatgtttatcatttaaacagcggtcaaggaagaatattactttgcttaaagacgtcgaaactgatgaatctgagagcaatgattcctccgatggaattctgcagtcacctacaaaatcgatggactcagcgagaaatacaagaaaagaacttcatttgacacctccttcaccactagtccataacgcttcag gtaaccgaaaaaggcgtgcatcgtctactacacgcgctgaagacggattgaattcgattgtgagcccaggaactccaaaaacttcacgatcaatgatggtaccccctgctaagatgccaaaaatgctgggaccacaaaaccagttgtcatctagtcattatgctgataatgaacgtcgaatcctgaactcccttcgagattactttgatcagcaattagatgaaaagctcgaaaatttaagacgcaggatggcttacgatttaaagcagtctatgaatgagctcaagaccacaatcattggcactaatctagccccagcttctggtcctagcttgcttgaaatacagaagcagatgtctacgccactaccatttgaaatggatgataagttccaggaatacgaagcgatattgacaacggacccaaatctcgtagaaacactg cgattattcatgagagttttgataagcaataaaaaagagatgaaaatatgtgtttccactatcctatctgcggttctgaggaagacagtgtcactgcactattctggttacggaaaggaagctggcggaaagaaaaagaaaacatttttataa